A single Oryctolagus cuniculus chromosome 18, mOryCun1.1, whole genome shotgun sequence DNA region contains:
- the C18H19orf18 gene encoding uncharacterized protein C19orf18 homolog isoform X3 — protein MRTRSEGEGTRENNQWMRMAALSGVSIHTVPLSQNPPQTPIPVNKQFKPNYGIIRTPRTLPRPTVSGLAKKTDTPEPTKNNYGFMAHSLALRSDTWNTAIIPHRPALVQVILIACIAFGIAVTCGIAISYVIYRLVKAEESQQLALLYENVKISFLEEEEGSEDDARQDESTHLLPENEKELGKFIHSVIRAKRKENFEKKKLREEQKVVKDNITRKAMQNSKIGNF, from the exons ATGAGGACGAGATCTGAGGGTGAAGGAACGAGAGAGAATAACCAGTGGATGAGGATGGCAGCACTGTCTGGGGTCTCAATACATACTGTCCCACTCA gccAAAACCCACCACAAACACCCATCCCTGTCAACAAACAATTCAAACCGAACTATGGAATAATCCGAACGCCTAGGACTCTCCCAAGACCCACAG tttcaggTCTAGCAAAGAAGACTGATACACCAGAGCCTACAAAGAACAACTATGGTTTTATGGCACATTCTTTAGCCCTAAGAAGTGACACTTGGAATACAG CAATAATTCCACATAGACCTGCTCTTGTTCAAGTCATTTTAATTGCATGTATAGCCTTCGGCATTGCTGTGACGTGTGGGATTGCAATCTCCTATGTGATATA TAGACTAGTCAAAGCCGAGGAAAGCCAGCAACTTGCGCTGCTTTATGAAAACGTCAAGATCTCGTTCTTAGAGGAAGAGGAGGGCTCTGAGGACGACGCCCGCCAGGATGAGTCCACTCACCTGCTTCCAGAGAATGAGAAGGAACTGGGGAAGTTCATTCATTCAG TTATTAGAGCAAAACGAaaggaaaattttgaaaagaagaaattgagaGAAGAGCAAAAGGTAGTAAAAGACAATATAACAAGGAAGGCTATGCAGAATTCAAAAATTGGAAATTTCTGA
- the C18H19orf18 gene encoding uncharacterized protein C19orf18 homolog isoform X2: protein MTANFRTMGKIQSSFTFLFLFLMECPLHVCLFYANGFQSVEKTTELPGQNPPQTPIPVNKQFKPNYGIIRTPRTLPRPTVSGLAKKTDTPEPTKNNYGFMAHSLALRSDTWNTAIIPHRPALVQVILIACIAFGIAVTCGIAISYVIYRLVKAEESQQLALLYENVKISFLEEEEGSEDDARQDESTHLLPENEKELGKFIHSGRGSSSLTCRKKPRLAMMVGFSKAKISGS from the exons ATGACAGCCAATTTTAGAACGATGGGCAAGATTCAAAGctctttcacttttttgtttttgtttttaatggaatGCCCCCTACATGTATGCTTGTTTTATGCCAATGGGTTCCAATCAGTTGAAAAAACAACAGAATTACCAG gccAAAACCCACCACAAACACCCATCCCTGTCAACAAACAATTCAAACCGAACTATGGAATAATCCGAACGCCTAGGACTCTCCCAAGACCCACAG tttcaggTCTAGCAAAGAAGACTGATACACCAGAGCCTACAAAGAACAACTATGGTTTTATGGCACATTCTTTAGCCCTAAGAAGTGACACTTGGAATACAG CAATAATTCCACATAGACCTGCTCTTGTTCAAGTCATTTTAATTGCATGTATAGCCTTCGGCATTGCTGTGACGTGTGGGATTGCAATCTCCTATGTGATATA TAGACTAGTCAAAGCCGAGGAAAGCCAGCAACTTGCGCTGCTTTATGAAAACGTCAAGATCTCGTTCTTAGAGGAAGAGGAGGGCTCTGAGGACGACGCCCGCCAGGATGAGTCCACTCACCTGCTTCCAGAGAATGAGAAGGAACTGGGGAAGTTCATTCATTCAGGTAGAGGATCCAGCAGTTTGACTTGCCGGAAGAAACCTAGGCTGGCAATGATGGTTGGGTTTTCAAAGGCAAAGATAAGTGGGAGCTGA
- the C18H19orf18 gene encoding uncharacterized protein C19orf18 homolog isoform X1 — protein MTANFRTMGKIQSSFTFLFLFLMECPLHVCLFYANGFQSVEKTTELPGQNPPQTPIPVNKQFKPNYGIIRTPRTLPRPTVSGLAKKTDTPEPTKNNYGFMAHSLALRSDTWNTAIIPHRPALVQVILIACIAFGIAVTCGIAISYVIYRLVKAEESQQLALLYENVKISFLEEEEGSEDDARQDESTHLLPENEKELGKFIHSVIRAKRKENFEKKKLREEQKVVKDNITRKAMQNSKIGNF, from the exons ATGACAGCCAATTTTAGAACGATGGGCAAGATTCAAAGctctttcacttttttgtttttgtttttaatggaatGCCCCCTACATGTATGCTTGTTTTATGCCAATGGGTTCCAATCAGTTGAAAAAACAACAGAATTACCAG gccAAAACCCACCACAAACACCCATCCCTGTCAACAAACAATTCAAACCGAACTATGGAATAATCCGAACGCCTAGGACTCTCCCAAGACCCACAG tttcaggTCTAGCAAAGAAGACTGATACACCAGAGCCTACAAAGAACAACTATGGTTTTATGGCACATTCTTTAGCCCTAAGAAGTGACACTTGGAATACAG CAATAATTCCACATAGACCTGCTCTTGTTCAAGTCATTTTAATTGCATGTATAGCCTTCGGCATTGCTGTGACGTGTGGGATTGCAATCTCCTATGTGATATA TAGACTAGTCAAAGCCGAGGAAAGCCAGCAACTTGCGCTGCTTTATGAAAACGTCAAGATCTCGTTCTTAGAGGAAGAGGAGGGCTCTGAGGACGACGCCCGCCAGGATGAGTCCACTCACCTGCTTCCAGAGAATGAGAAGGAACTGGGGAAGTTCATTCATTCAG TTATTAGAGCAAAACGAaaggaaaattttgaaaagaagaaattgagaGAAGAGCAAAAGGTAGTAAAAGACAATATAACAAGGAAGGCTATGCAGAATTCAAAAATTGGAAATTTCTGA
- the LOC108175681 gene encoding zinc finger protein 256-like, with protein MAPASQRDPAQGTVTFEDVTVYFSWEEWGLLGEAQKRLYHDVMLENLALITSLGCWCGAEGAEAPFQQSASVQRASERRTAKASSPQKAHPCEICGPVLRDILLLVGHQHHRQKLHVNGARGKRSPFTAYLQQHQLQHIREKCLRSSVVRGSVLSSSQFQIPEKPVPCRKVGKDSLACSGILQQQATHTGEKSEAFHSVASRSSWGELVNALSHKQARVQHQRALSGKRCYVCSECGKSFSTSYSLSDHLRIHTSEKPYTCGECGKAYRQSSSLITHRRAHTGVRPHRCDECGKLFSRKYDLFVHRRVHTGERPYRCGECGKAFSHSSSLVTHQRIHTGTRPYECSKCGKSFSHSSSLITHQRVHTGTRPYECGECGKSFSQSCHLIKHQRLHTGEGPYECRDCGKFFVYSSRLFQHRRVHTGITSHECVECGKLFSRKFDLVVHRRVHTGEKPYECSECGKSFSCKSYLITHWKIHTGARPYACGECGKSFTHSSTLLQHQRVHTGERPHECSECGKAFSQSSSLIRHRRSHTGERPYECSECGKAFSHHSSLIRHRRSHSGERPYECSECGKAFSHHSSLVKHRRVHSGERPFECGECGKCFSQSSNLSDHRRVHSGERPFECSECGKSFTFSSNLLKHQSVHKGWMPD; from the exons ATGGCGCCTGCCTCGCAGAGGGACCCAGCTCAG GGCACTGTGACTTTTGAAGATGTGACCGTGTACTTCTCCTGGGAGGAATGGGGTCTCCTTGGGGAGGCTCAGAAGCGGCTGTACCAcgatgtgatgctggagaattTAGCACTTATAACCTCCCTAG GTTGCTGGTGTGGAGCAGAGGGTGCGGAGGCTCCCTTTCAGCAGAGTGCGTCTGTGCAAAGAGCGTCAGAGCGTAGGACTGCCAAGGCCAGTTCTCCCCAGAAGGCGCATCCCTGTGAGATATGTGGCCCGGTTTTGAGAGACATTTTGCTCTTGGTTgggcaccagcatcacaggcagaagctgcACGTGAACGGGGCACGTGGGAAGCGATCGCCGTTCACTGCGTACCTTCAGCAACACCAGCTGCAGCACATCAGAGAGAAGTGCCTTAGAAGCAGTGTTGTCAGAGGCTCGGTCCTCagcagctcccaattccagataCCCGAGAAGCCCGTTCCCTGCCGAAAGGTTGGGAAGGACTCCCTGGCTTGCTCAGGAATCCTCCAGCAACAGGCCACGCATACCGGAGAGAAAAGTGAGGCCTTCCACAGCGTAGCAAGCCGTTCCAGCTGGGGTGAACTCGTGAACGCTCTCAGCCACAAGCAGGCACGTGTCCAGCACCAGAGGGCCCTCAGTGGGAAACGCTGCTATGTGTGCAGTGAATGTGGGAAGTCGTTTAGCACGAGCTACAGCCTCAGTGATCATTTGAGAATTCACACTTCGGAGAAGCCTTATACATGTGGGGAATGTGGGAAGGCCTACAGGCAAAGCTCTAGCCTCATTACGCACCGGAGAGCTCACACTGGAGTGAGACCTCACCGATGTGATGAGTGTGGAAAGCTGTTCAGCAGGAAGTATGACCTGTTTGTACATCGGAGAGTTCACACTGGGGAAAGGCCTTATCGGTGTggtgagtgtgggaaagcctttagcCATAGCTCCAGCCTTGTTACACACCAGAGGATTCACACTGGAACAAGGCCTTATGAGTGCAGCAAATGTGGAAAATCATttagccacagctccagcctcattACACACCAGAGAGTTCACACTGGAACAAGGCCTTATGAGTGTGGTGAGTGCGGGAAATCCTTTAGCCAGAGCTGTCACCTTATAAAACACCAGAGACTTCACACTGGAGAAGGGCCTTATGAGTGCAGGGATTGTGGGAAATTCTTTGTCTATAGCTCTCGCCTCTTCCAACACCGGCGAGTTCACACTGGAATAACATCTCATGAGTGTGTTGAATGTGGAAAATTATTCAGCAGGAAGTTTGACCTTGTTGTCCATCGGAGAGTTCACACCGGAGAAAAGCCTTATGAGTGTAGTGAATGTGGGAAGTCTTTTAGCTGCAAGTCCTATCTCATTACACACTGGAAGATTCACACTGGTGCGAGGCCTTACGCATGTGGGGAGTGTGGGAAGTCCTTTACTCACAGCTCTACGCTCCTGCAGCACCAGAGAGTGCACACTGGAGAAAGGCCTCACGAGTGCAGCgagtgtgggaaggccttcagccAGAGCTCCAGTCTCATTCGGCATCGGAGAAGTCACACCGGGGAAAGGCCTTACGAGTGCAGCgagtgtgggaaggccttcagtCACCACTCCAGTCTCATTCGGCATCGGAGAAGTCACAGCGGGGAAAGGCCTTACGAGTGCAGCgagtgtgggaaggccttcagtCACCACTCCAGTCTCGTAAAACACCGACGCGTTCACTCTGGAGAAAGGCCTTTTGAGTGCGGCGAATGTGGGAAGTGCTTCAGCCAGAGCTCCAACCTCAGTGACCACCGGAGAGTCCACAGTGGTGAGAGACCGTTTGAGTGCAGTGAATGTGGGAAGTCCTTTACCTTCAGCTCTAACCTCCTGAAACACCAGAGTGTCCACAAGGGATGGATGCCTGATTAA